In a single window of the Rhinolophus ferrumequinum isolate MPI-CBG mRhiFer1 chromosome 21, mRhiFer1_v1.p, whole genome shotgun sequence genome:
- the GALK1 gene encoding galactokinase — protein sequence MAASRQPQVGELLAEARRAFREEFGAEPELAVSAPGRVNLIGEHTDYNQGLVLPMALELVTVLVGSPRADGLVSLLTTSEDADEPRRLQFPLPTAQRSLEPGTPRWANYVKGVIQHYPAAPLPGFSAVVVSSVPLGGGLSSSAALEVATYTFLQQLCPDSGAVAARAQVCQRAEHSFAGVPCGIMDQLIALLAQKDCALLIDCRSLETSLVPLSDPKLAVLITNSNVRHSLGSSEYPLRRRQCEEVARALGKESLREVQLEELEAGRELVSKEGFRRARHVVGEIRRTAQAAAALSRGDYRAFGRLMVESHHSLRDDYEVSCPELDQLVEAALSAPGVYGSRMTGGGFGGCTVTLLEASTASQAMQHIQAQYNGTATFYLSQAADGAKVLHL from the exons ATGGCCGCTTCGAGACAACCCCAGGTCGGGGAGCTGCTGGCCGAGGCCCGGAGGGCCTTCCGGGAGGAGTTCGGGGCCGAGCCGGAGCTGGCGGTGTCAGCGCCGGGCCGCGTCAACCTCATCGGGGAGCACACGGACTACAACCAGGGCCTGGTGCTGCCCAtg GCTCTGGAGCTGGTGACTGTGCTAGTGGGCAGCCCCCGGGCAGATGGCCTTGTTTCCCTCCTCACCACCTCTGAGGACGCTGACGAGCCCCGGCGGCTGCAGTTCCCATTGCCCACAGCCCAGCGGTCACTGGAGCCCGGGACCCCCCGCTGGGCCAACTATGTCAAGGGTGTGATTCAACACTACCCAG CTGCCCCCCTCCCTGGCTTCAGTGCAGTGGTGGTCAGCTCTGTGCCCTTGGGGGGTGGGCTGTCCAGTTCGGCAGCCCTGGAAGTGGCCACGTACACCTTCCTGCAGCAGCTCTGCCCAG ACTCGGGGGCAGTAGCCGCCCGGGCCCAGGTATGTCAGCGGGCTGAACACAGTTTCGCAGGGGTGCCCTGTGGCATCATGGACCAGCTCATCGCACTGCTGGCGCAGAAGGACTGTGCACTACTCATTGACTGCAG GTCCCTAGAGACAAGCTTGGTGCCACTGTCGGACCCCAAGCTGGCTGTCCTAATCACCAACTCCAACGTCCGCCACTCACTGGGCTCCAGCGAGTACCCCCTACGGCGACGCCAGTGCGAAGAAGTGGCCCGGGCGCTGGGCAAGGAGAGCCTTCGGGAGGTGCAGCTGGAAGAGCTGGAGG CTGGCAGAGAGCTAGTGAGCAAGGAGGGTTTCAGGCGGGCACGGCACGTCGTAGGAGAGATCCGGCGCACGGCCCAGGCAGCGGCTGCCCTGAGCCGGGGTGACTACAGAGCCTTTGGCCGCCTCATGGTGGAGAGTCACCACTCGCTCAG GGATGACTACGAAgtgagctgccctgagctggACCAGCTGGTGGAGGCTGCGCTATCTGCACCTGGGGTTTATGGCAGCCGCATGACGGGTGGCGGCTTTGGTGGCTGCACAGTGACCCTGCTGGAGGCCTCCACTGCTTCTCAAGCCATGCAGCACATACAG GCACAGTACAATGGTACTGCCACCTTCTACCTCTCCCAGGCAGCTGACGGTGCCAAGGTGCTACACTTGTGA